The following are encoded together in the Syngnathus typhle isolate RoL2023-S1 ecotype Sweden linkage group LG5, RoL_Styp_1.0, whole genome shotgun sequence genome:
- the ank1a gene encoding ankyrin-1a isoform X2: MIMFEQHPRLSRSDMYTSKTCIIKKKKKRQADAGNSFLRAARSGNLDKALEHIKNGIDINTANQNGLNGLHLASKEGHVKMVLELLHNGIVLETTTKKGNTALHIAALAGQEQVVTELVNYGADVNAQSQKGFTPLYMAAQENHLEVVKFLLENGANQSLPTEDGFTPLAVALQQGHENIVALLINYGTKGKVRLPALHIAARNDDTRTAAVLLQNDPNPDVLSKTGFTPLHIAAHYENLNVAQLLLNRGANVNFTPKNGITPLHIASRRGNVIMVRLLLDRGAQIDAKTKDELTPLHCAARNGHVRIIEILLDNGAPIQAKTKNGLSPIHMSAQGDHVDCVKQLLQYNADIDDITLDHLTPLHVAAHCGHHRMAKVLLDKGAKPNSRALNGFTPLHIACKKNHMRVMDLLLKHGASLEAVTESGLTPLHVASFMGHLNIVKILLQKGASPSASNVKVETPLHMASRAGHFEVAEFLLQNAAPVDAKAKDDQTPLHCASRMGHKEIVKLLLEHKAKPNSTTTAGHTPLHIASREGHAQTVRILLDMDAQQTKMTKKGFTPLHVASKYGKVDVAELLLERGANPNAAGKNGLTPLHVAVHHNNLDVVNLLVSKGGSPHSAARNGYTALHIAAKQNQMEVANSLLQYGASANAESLQGVTPLHLASQEGRPDMVSLLISKQANVNLGNKSGLTPLHLVAQEGHVGIADILMKQGASVYAATRMGYTPLHVACHYGNIKMVKFLLQQQANVNSKTRLGYTPLHQAAQQGHTDIVTLLLKHGAQPNETTTNGTSALSIAKRLGYISVIDVLKLVTEETVSMTTTEKHRMSFPETVDEILDVSEDEGLAQLTLGEELLGTEGARYMKMDDMKDHDDDFLSPKKSLEYERGLGTANYSPAIPRIPRVSPETVILKEHELDQHTPLPLPKEYDEDSLIPSSPATETSDNVSPVASPIHTGFLVSFMVDARGGSMRGSRHNGLRVIIPPRTCAAPTRITCRLVKPQKLTSPPPLVEGEGLASRIISLGPAGMQFLGPVIVEIPHFAALSRGDRELVVLRSENGAVWKEHRNRYGDEVLETILNGMDEDLESQEELVKKRIRRIISTDFPLYFAVVSRVQQESDLIGPEGGSLMSKLVPLVQATFPETAVTKRVRLGLQAQPVPDELVAKLLGNQANFSPVVTVEPRRRKFHRPIGLRIPLPPSWRESPRDAGEGDTTSLRLLCSVIGGTAAAQWEDITGTTKLVYAKECASFTTNVSARFWLADCPRTAESVSFANLLYKELSAVPYMAKFVVFAKMNESREGRLRCYCMTDDKMDKTLEQHENFTEVARSRDIEVMEGMPLHLECSGNLIPVRKAAQQPRCFSFQAFRDNRLPVSVKVRDSSKEHMGLLSFLRKTTKYEDSQHVLCNLNITMPPCIKVIGSEDRRRTLTPLALRERYSALNEPAMASMSAMERTELKMAVIAEQLGLSWAELARELQLSVDDINKIRVENPNSLLEQSSALLNLWATREGKRAKMETLYTALNTIDRMDIVTMLEGQPAQPARQGSRELGRRHNEREHLSPAMTNGYGLAQDELLSPASMQYNLPSPLGAEPYWQEVSSLDCAPIATTEEDTLMEMSDVQVWPSGNSPSLVPVEDSSLECSNADDSEGLLGLPYGSLGRPASRASAASGGGVVLSGSIEMPEDDSEMGVDSLSTATPASLGGTIAGINLNGLNNGQGSEASSELSVVASTTGGNEGGGREGGGGGGGGCQGSEEGLSLVSGQQRVYARLSESPGLTCVADRNGDRSSNNGSGNGGSSFISYLQEQTAPGWTPVTNAQAWVANQTKSRPVIDTMISSCCNSMDGDQSHLSQEALLQPVRDMGHSEILRGHFRGTQPFEKGLGFPQRAPEMRAWDDVRFKGQGDEAEDLPGEQVSEEQFTDEHGNIITKKIVRKVVRRGKGEDGVQDVSVDGSLQDANELEVDAEQFMSYAILGRESSKSSLQESSPSPKTSYMDT; the protein is encoded by the exons ATGATCATGTTTGAACAGCACCCCCGCCTGTCCAGGAGTGATATGTACACAAGCAAAACatgcatcataaaaaaaaagaaaaaaagacag GCTGACGCTGGAAACAGTTTTCTCCGAGCGGCCCGTTCTGGCAACTTGGACAAGGCTCTGGAACACATTAAGAATGGCATTGATATAAATACAGCCAATCAG AATGGGCTCAATGGGCTTCACCTGGCCTCAAAAGAAGGCCATGTCAAAATGGTGCTGGAATTACTTCACAATGGAATTGTACTGGAGACTACTACAAAG AAAGGAAACACGGCCCTGCACATTGCAGCTCTGGCAGGGCAGGAGCAGGTCGTCACGGAGCTGGTTAATTACGGGGCCGACGTCAATGCTCAGTCCCAG AAGGGTTTCACTCCGCTCTACATGGCTGCACAAGAAAACCATCTAGAGGTTGTGAAGTTTCTTCTGGAGAACGGGGCTAATCAGAGCCTTCCAACTGAG GATGGATTCACTCCTCTGGCCGTGGCTCTCCAGCAGGGCCATGAAAATATTGTAGCCCTGCTCATCAACTACGGCACCAAGGGGAAGGTCCGCCTCCCGGCGCTGCACATTGCGGCGCGCAATGACGATACACGCACAGCTGCGGTGCTTCTGCAGAATGACCCAAACCCCGATGTGCTCAGCAAG ACTGGATTCACACCCCTCCACATTGCCGCACACTATGAAAACTTGAACGTTGCTCAACTTCTTCTCAACAGAGGAGCGAATGTCAATTTCACCCCAAAG AATGGGATTACGCCTCTGCACATCGCATCCAGACGAGGGAACGTGATCATGGTCCGACTCCTCCTGGATAGAGGGGCACAAATAGATGCCAAGACCAAG GATGAGCTCACTCCTCTGCACTGTGCAGCCAGAAATGGTCACGTCAGAATAATAGAAATTCTTCTTGACAACGGAGCCCCTATCCAGGCCAAGACCAAG AATGGCCTGTCTCCAATCCACATGTCAGCACAAGGGGACCACGTAGACTGTGTCAAGCAGCTTCTACAGTACAACGCAGACATTGATGACATCACGCTGGACCACCTGACACCTCTACATGTGGCCGCACACTGTGGACACCACCGAATGGCAAAAGTTCTGCTTGACAAGGGCGCCAAACCCAACTCTCGGGCGCTG AATGGCTTTACTCCTTTGCATATTGCTTGTAAAAAGAACCACATGCGTGTGATGGATCTTCTGCTCAAACACGGAGCATCGCTAGAGGCGGTGACTGAG TCTGGCTTGACACCCTTGCATGTGGCGTCTTTCATGGGCcacctcaacattgtgaagaTCCTGTTGCAGAAAGGAGCTTCACCCAGCGCTTCTAATGTG AAAGTTGAAACTCCCCTCCATATGGCTTCCCGGGCAGGACACTTTGAGGTGGCAGAGTTTTTGCTACAGAATGCAGCACCAGTGGATGCCAAAGCCAAG GATGACCAAACGCCTCTGCATTGTGCGTCTCGAATGGGCCACAAGGAGATTGTGAAACTGCTGTTAGAGCACAAAGCCAAACCAAATTCCACAACCACAGCAGGACACACGCCTCTCCACATCGCTTCCCGGGAGGGCCACGCGCAAACTGTGCGTATCCTGCTGGACATGGACGCACAGCAAACTAAGATGACAAAG AAAGGCTTTACTCCGCTTCATGTGGCTTCCAAGTACGGCAAGGTGGATGTGGCCGAGCTGTTGCTGGAGAGAGGAGCTAACCCTAATGCTGCTGGGAAG AATGGTCTGACTCCACTGCATGTCGCTGTGCATCACAACAACCTGGATGTTGTCAATTTGCTCGTCAGCAAAGGGGGTTCCCCACACAGTGCAGCCAGG AACGGCTACACCGCCTTGCACATTGCGGCCAAGCAGAATCAGATGGAGGTGGCTAACAGCCTGTTGCAGTATGGAGCTTCAGCCAATGCTGAGTCTCTACAGGGAGTCACGCCTCTCCACCTGGCCTCGCAGGAAGGAAGGCCCGACATGGTCTCTCTGCTCATCTCCAAACAGGCCAATGTCAACCTTGGCAACAAG AGCGGATTGACACCCCTCCATCTTGTGGCACAGGAGGGACACGTTGGCATTGCTGACATCCTAATGAAGCAAGGCGCATCGGTCTATGCTGCTACAAGG ATGGGCTACACACCTCTCCATGTCGCGTGTCACTATGGCAACATCAAAATGGTGAAGTTCCTGCTGCAGCAACAGGCCAACGTCAACAGCAAAACACGG CTCGGTTACACTCCCCTGCACCAGGCCGCCCAGCAAGGACACACAGACATTGTAACACTGCTGCTGAAGCATGGAGCGCAGCCGAACGAGACCACCACG AATGGGACGTCGGcgctctccattgccaagaggCTGGGCTACATCTCTGTGATTGATGTGTTAAAGCTTGTGACTGAGGAAACTGTTTCCATG ACTACCACAGAAAAACACCGTATGAGTTTTCCAGAAACAGTGGATGAGATACTGGATGTGTCCGAAGATGAAG GACTTGCACAGCTAACTTTAG GAGAGGAGCTCCTGGGGACAGAAGGGGCCAGGTACATGAAGATGGATGACATGAAAGACCATGATGACGATTTCCTCTCCCCCAAGAAATCACTGGAGTACGAGAGAGGGCTGGGCACAGC AAATTACTCTCCAGCCATTCCCAGGATTCCACGTGTTTCACCTGAGACTGTGATCCTGAAAGAACACGAGCTCGATCAG CACACTCCACTCCCACTGCCAAAAGAGTACGATGAAGACTCTCTGATTCCCAGCAGCCCGGCAACAGAAACATCAGACAACGTCAGCCCAGTCGCCAGTCCCATTCACACAGG GTTTCTGGTCAGTTTCATGGTGGACGCCCGTGGCGGCTCAATGCGAGGCAGTAGGCACAATGGTTTGCGGGTTATCATCCCCCCAAGAACATGTGCGGCTCCCACCCGCATCACCTGCCGCCTGGTAAAGCCGCAGAAGCTTACCAGCCCACCTCCGCTTGTGGAGGGAGAGGGCCTGGCCAGCAGAATAATCTCCCTCGGCCCAGCTGGCATGCAGTTTCTTGG ACCAGTGATTGTGGAGATCCCTCACTTTGCTGCTCTGAGTCGTGGCGACCGCGAGCTTGTGGTGCTGAGGAGTGAGAATGGAGCTGTGTGGAAAGAACATCGCAATCGCTATGGTGATGAGGTTCTTGAAACAATCCTCAATGGGATGGATGAGG ACTTGGAAAGTCAGGAGGAACTCGTGAAGAAGAGAATTCGCCGCATCATCTCAACTGACTTCCCGCTTTATTTTGCCGTCGTGTCACGGGTCCAGCAGGAGAGCGACCTGATCGGGCCCGAGGGAGGTTCGTTGATGAGCAAACTGGTGCCGCTGGTCCAGGCGACGTTTCCCGAGACGGCGGTCACCAAGCGAGTCCGTCTGGGACTGCAG GCCCAGCCCGTTCCAGATGAGTTGGTAGCTAAGCTGCTTGGTAACCAAGCCAACTTTAGCCCCGTGGTGACGGTGGAGCCCCGGCGCCGAAAGTTCCACCGACCCATCGGCCTCCGCATCCCTCTGCCTCCATCCTGGCGGGAAAGCCCACGAGACGCTGGGGAGGGTGATACCACCAGTCTGCGTCTGCTTTGCTCTGTCATAG GTGGAACAGCTGCCGCTCAATGGGAGGACATCACCGGCACAACTAAGCTTGTCTATGCAAAAGAATGTGCCAGTTTTACAACCAATGTATCTGCACG GTTCTGGCTGGCGGACTGTCCTCGTACAGCAGAGTCTGTCTCCTTTGCCAACCTTCTCTACAAAGAGCTGTCAGCTGTACCTTACATGGCAAAGTTTGTAGTTTTCGCCAAGATGAACGAGTCACGCGAAGGCCGCCTGCGTTGTTACTGCATGACGGACGACAAGATGGATAAAACCCTGGAACAGCATGAGAACTTCACAGAAGTGGCCCGCAGCAGAGACATCGAG GTAATGGAGGGAATGCCGCTTCACCTGGAATGTTCCGGGAATCTCATCCCAGTACGGAAGGCCGCCCAGCAGCCTCGCTGCTTCAGCTTCCAGGCCTTTAGAGATAACAGACTTCCTGTTTCTGTGAAG GTGAGGGATAGTAGCAAAGAACACATGGGCCTCCTGTCGTTCCTTCGCAAGACCACCAAGTATGAAGATAGTCAACATGTGTTGTGTAACCTCAACATTACCATGCCTCCATGTATCAAG GTTATTGGAAGTGAAGACCGCAGGCGAACTTTGACCCCGCTGGCTCTAAGAGAACGATACAGTGCGCTGAACGAACCTGCCATGG CATCGATGAGCGCCATGGAGAGGACTGAGCTTAAGATGGCTGTGATTGCAGAACAGTTGGGACTGAGCTGGGCTG aGTTGGCCCGTGAACTTCAGCTCAGTGTGGATGACATCAATAAGATCCGTGTGGAGAATCCCAACTCCCTGCTGGAGCAAAGTTCTGCACTACTCAACCTGTGGGCAACTCGCGAGGGCAAGCGAGCCAAAA TGGAGACCTTGTACACAGCCCTGAACACCATCGACCGCATGGACATCGTCACCATGTTAGAAGGCCAACCAGCACAGCCCGCCAGACAAGGCTCTCGTGAACTCGGCAGACGACATAACGAAAGAGAACACCTCTCCCCTGCGATGACCAATG GTTATGGGCTGGCGCAGGATGAGCTTCTGTCCCCGGCCTCCATGCAGTACAACCTGCCCTCGCCTCTGGGCGCTGAGCCTTACTGGCAGGAGGTCTCCAGCCTGGACTGCGCGCCCATTGCCACCACAGAAGAAGACACCCTCATGGAGATGTCCGACGTGCAGGTGTGGCCCTCGGGCAACTCCCCATCTCTGGTGCCTGTGGAGGATTCCTCGCTGGAGTGCAGTAATGCCGACGACTCAGAGGGCCTGCTCGGGTTGCCCTACGGAAGTCTGGGTCGGCCGGCCAGTCGGGCTAGCGCCGCCAGCGGAGGGGGCGTCGTGCTGAGCGGCTCAATCGAAATGCCCGAGGACGATTCGGAGATGGGCGTTGACTCGCTTAGCACCGCCACGCCGGCCTCGCTCGGCGGCACCATCGCTGGTATCAATCTTAACGGACTGAACAATGGTCAGGGGTCAGAGGCGAGTTCGGAGTTATCGGTCGTCGCTAGCACGACTGGTGGCaatgaaggaggaggaagagaaggaggaggaggaggaggtggagggtgTCAGGGCTCAGAGGAAGGGCTTTCTCTTGTTTCAGGACAGCAAAGGGTGTATGCCCGACTCAGTGAGTCACCCGGTCTCACCTGTGTTGCAGATCGGAATGGTGACAG GTCATCTAATAATGGAAGTGGAAATGGAGGCAGCTCATTCATTTCCTACCTGCAAGAACAAACAGCTCCAGGGTGGACCCCAGTCACAAACGCACAGGCCTGGGTGGCCAACCAGACAAAATCCAGACCGGTCATTGACACTATGATATCGTCATGCTGCAACTCCATGGACGGAGACCAATCTCATTTGTCCCAAGAGGCTTTGCTGCAGCCCGTGAGGGACATGGGCCACTCGGAAATTCTACGAGGGCACTTCCGGGGCACCCAGCCGTTTGAGAAGGGTTTAGGCTTCCCGCAGAGGGCCCCAGAGATGAGAGCCTGGGATGACGTGCGCTTCAAAGGACAG GGGGATGAGGCTGAAGATCTTCCGGGGGAACAGGTCAGCGAGGAGCAGTTTACGGACGAGCATGGAAATATCATCACTAAAAAG ATTGTACGAAAGGTGGTGCGCAGAGGCAAGGGCGAGGACGGCGTTCAGGACGTGAGCGTAGACGGTTCTCTGCAGGACGCCAACGAGCTGGAGGTGGACGCCGAGCAGTTCATGAGCTACGCCATCCTGGGCCGGGAAAGCAGCAAG AGTTCTCTGCAGGAGTCGAGCCCGTCCCCCAAAACCTCCTACATGGACACATGA